The [Clostridium] celerecrescens 18A genomic sequence GGTTCCTAAATCTTTAAACTTGTTCATAAGTTTTCCATAAGCCTCTGTATCAAAATCATCTGCCTCCAGGGCATCAGCCAGCTGTCCGGCTAATAAAATGACATTATCGCTCATCCCGTCCGCGTCTTTTCCAAATCCAGTGGCTTTTATGCCGGGAAGTGATATGTTAAATGCACTGGAGGGTACGACACGGTCGACGCCGTCGAGAGAAAGGCCCATCCCTAAGTCAACATAAAGAGTTTCATTGGACAATCTAGAGAGATCTTTATAATCTTGGCTGCCGAGTGCGGCATCCACATTAATGCCTCGGTATGTAAGGCTTTTCCCATCCTCTGATAACACAAAGGGCGGATTCTTTCCGTCTGAACCTGCAAATAAAAATGTGTCCTCGTAGGTGGAGTTAAGGCTTAAGGCCATGGATTTTTGAAACTGGCGAATGGCAGCGGCATAGGTCGCCCGTGTTTCAGGCGTCTGCTTGTCACCGCTCATAGCCTGTATGTTGTAATCAGAACTAATGGTTTTCATCGCATTCGATATCTGCATAAGGGCATCTTCCTGTCCATCCTGACGGGATTGGACGTCCGATAAGGTGTTTAAGTTATCCAGATTCTTGTAATATTTGCGGTGAAGCTGAGATGCGCGGGCTGCAGATGCAGGATCCTCTGCAACTCGGTTAAAGCTCCGCTGAGTCATAACATGGTCTCTGGATTTATTTAAATTGGCTATTGAAGCCGCAAGATTGCTTTTGTAATTCCGTATAATCGCATTAGTTGAAATTCTCATTAGAAACCTCCTATCTTCCTACGATGCCGGTACTGTTTATTAATGTGTTCAGTGCTTCGTCCAGGGTTGTCATTAGACGGGCAGCAGCTGAAAAGGATCTTTGGTACTGCATCAGATTAATTCCTTCGTCATCTAAGGAGACACCAGATACGGCATCCTTGCTGTCTGCAGTCTGTTGAAGCACAGATAAATGGTTATCAAGAATTGCCTGAT encodes the following:
- a CDS encoding flagellin N-terminal helical domain-containing protein; protein product: MRISTNAIIRNYKSNLAASIANLNKSRDHVMTQRSFNRVAEDPASAARASQLHRKYYKNLDNLNTLSDVQSRQDGQEDALMQISNAMKTISSDYNIQAMSGDKQTPETRATYAAAIRQFQKSMALSLNSTYEDTFLFAGSDGKNPPFVLSEDGKSLTYRGINVDAALGSQDYKDLSRLSNETLYVDLGMGLSLDGVDRVVPSSAFNISLPGIKATGFGKDADGMSDNVILLAGQLADALEADDFDTEAYGKLMNKFKDLGTNVLNEVTNLGVKSEFLTTTKDRLENNDISLQEQMLKVEGMDPAAAITDYMWNQYAYNAALKVGTSILSPSFIDFMK